The Rhizoctonia solani chromosome 13, complete sequence nucleotide sequence ACTCGAGTGACTTACTCCGAATAGCATTGTCGCTGCCGAAGACATCAAAGATGAAGTAGTCGGAGTACTAATTCCGCAGTCGCCTAGTAAGTATGTCTGTGTCAGGCCGCGGGGGCCTTCTGAACACATGTAGTCTCTAGGCTAAAGGGAGGCGGCTGCTGTACAAAGACGTGCCTAAGACGTGATAAGGAGGCGATGGAGGCCTGGTATAAGGAGCTGCATCAACGCCAACTTTCACGAAAGGAAATACGGTCTGAGATAGGACAGATAGGGGATAACTTGGTAGAAAGGGTGTTGGTGGGTCTCATAAGAATCTTGAATCAACCTGAAATTGACCTAGACAATAGTACGCTAGAGAGATGTCTGTTTTTCTACGTGACATTAGTGGGGTATAGGTTATGGAAATACAGTGACCCATCGGGCCGCACTAGCCGCAGGTCGGTTTGGGCATCGTGCCCCATGAGTGAATGTTCCACTCGCATGCGTTGTATTGTGACTTTACCTTGAGCCGTTGTGTAGAAAGTATCACGCCTCGCACAAATGTGCAAAACATCACGAGTTCCAAATTTCATTTCATTGCGATTATACAACATTCCACAGGGATGACCATAGTTCGCCACATGCATTCGTTTCAGCGTGGGATTCAGGTTCTAGAAAAAGGGCAAGTTTGAATCACAAGTATAAGGAAGATCACGAAAAACTGACTGCTTCCCAAGCACCAATGGCGGGTAGCTATCGTCCTTGATGCTCCCAATCAGCGAGACAGATGAAACAATTTGCGATTCATTCTGTAGGCTTCAGAGAAGCTCGACACTTTCCCCGTTTCAGAGTTAAGATCTATTCCAGTCTCCCACGGTCAGCTTGTTGTGGATGGTGATCAAATCTATTGGGAGCTCAGCGTGCTCGGTaggtgtatatatgcgctgtCTATTTTGCTGCTATAATAATGCGCACAGGCCTAAACCTCAACCCGGGAAAGATTGAATGTAAGTGGGCATAGATTATCGGATACATGCGCGCCGATGATAGCATGTAGTGCTTGGTATGTTTGTCAGAGGTTCTGCGGTGGTCAATCCCTCAATTCTTCTTCGGAACTATCTAGAAGCCGTACTGAAGTTGAATAGAACGCGAACGATGTCCATTTGGTCGGCGCCTCTGCGTCCGGGGCAAGCCATTTGCCATTGAGTAGTCATTCTTCGGCATTTTTGTGGTAAGGTCGTGACGTCTACAAGAGTTAAGACACAAATTGAGTTATATTAAGGTATCCGGCATGATCGTGCCAGAGAGGTTGTCGGCCAAGGCATCGCTTTAAGTATCAGTTCCCCTTGCGGACATGGTTAGAGTCGGGCTCGGCCAAGCTCTTTACCAAGGAAGAACAAGGAAATTGTGCCCTACACGCGCCTTCTGCTTCTTCCATCGCGGATGACTGTTGTTTCCCGAAGCACCGTGGCTAAATATTAACCATTAGGTTCCAGTTAGCTGGGGATATTGCACTGCGTCCTTGATGTCGAAGCCAAAGGTTGAAGGAACGATGTGAACACAAACAACTGAAGGTCTATCGACTAGATAACCCCACTGAATGAATACGTGAATTTGGACTTGATTGTAAAACTATGACTTGAGCACGAATATCTCCGCTTGTTTACCTGATATGGTCACACGATCGGAGAAATAGTTAATCATTCCTTGTGAATATAATTGGGGGCTAGCTTGATTGGCACCCAGAAGTATCACCCATCTATCCTGTCATGCAGCTAGCTCTGTGCATTTTTTGTTGACTGCTTGGCATGACAAGATAATAAgcacaacctggtcaaaaGAGCAATCGATGATCATGGAGGAGGATAACAGATAATCCAACAGATTTATGGATTTAGAGGTGCGTATCGATATCCACCGGATGGATTTATATAGAAAGTGAAGTCACACTTAGTATTGACATTAAAGATTTCGAGATGGAGCTTAACGTGATATCCCAAGACAAGTGTAGCTCTAATTGTCCTCTCGAGTTTATCAAGTGATATAGTACTTGAGCACGTCTCTATGGGCAACCATTCCGTTTATCATGTGAGCCCAGTCCAGCTCCGATAGCCCTTTTCGATGAGTCACCTAAGCTTGAAATGAAAGTTATATAATGACCTGCGATTTTTCGTATTTTGATATCTAGACGGCCTCTACTCTTTACTCATGACGAGAGTGAAGCTCTTTGGTATGACCTAAATTGGTACAATTTATGGTTCATTTTTCGCGCTGTGCTTTTACCAAGTGTTCGTTTTGCCACTGTTGGATAGCTGAACACATTCTATGAGCATATGTGTCGACCTCCATTAGGGACCAGAATGGCACGTGACCTGAGATAGAGAAGCGCCGACATCTCGTGGGCGTGTTTCGGAATGCCTCCATCAGGCAACCGATGCGTTCATCTAGCCCCTATTCGGTAATTACTCTAGATGGCGACGACCGGGCTTGCACTAAGCGAAAGACCCATAATAGATGAAATCCAAATAAAATGCAGTCGGCTCCTGCTATCATCATGCCCTCGTCGTCTCGCCTTCCGTACTCGCAGTCGTCTCGTCTGCCCTATCCGGCGTCTAACGTTGCACCGGCGATGGCCAGCCCAATAACTGTGAACTCTCACCGAAACTCGACGCTCGTTCATCGTGGGTTCTATGACTTGCTTTCATTGGTCCCTGGTACTGCCGGTGTGGGGGTTGGGACGAGAAGAGGAAAGGTGAATGATATGTGGCCGCATGACGAGCTAGTGCCGGGGCAGAGGTACGAGGACATAGGAATGGGAGGACCCCCACCCGCTCCTCCACCTGGAGGCACGTTTATCCCTTCAACCGGAGTTGCTGTATCGCCACCTACCCTAGCCTCACCCAAAGGCAAGCGTAGGATAAGCAAGGATATGGTATCTCGGCCGATGGGGTTTGTGTGAGTCGCTTGGAATTAAATGACTACAATCTAGTCTGATAGGGAATTTTGAGTCATCTGGTCCATGCCTCTGACGCAGATCAGGCCGAAGCATTGCTGAGTCGGTGGGGACCAGATGGAATAGGAAAATTAGGAGTAGGTATTTGGGCTATGTTTATCCTAGATTGTGTTAATGGGCCAATTGGTAGATCCAAATTGGGCTCAACCGATCAAGACTCAAATTCGCTCTAAGCAGCAAGAACGAGCTGTGGCGGAGGTAATGCACGCAATGGATGCTACTCCTGTACGTATCTTATCTATAGCGATCGGTATTTTGTGTTTATCATATCCTAGTCTACATCCTCGGCTAGCGCTCTAGTGCTTCGTGTGGTCAATGGCATGTCCACATCCACATTAACCACATCAACTGTCGCGCCATCGACACCTGGAGCTGAGAAGACCTATTCCCGCCTTGCGAATTCCAACTCCCGACTTGGGCTCAGTCCGCCACTCGAAACTCAGCACGAGCACTCTGGAGAAGAATCAACTGACGCTAAAGCTGGTCATACGAGCGAAGGCAGTGAGATCACGATCAAGGGTCGATCCATCGTACCACATCCACCAAAGCAGGCTCAAGCCACTGTTAGTCCCGACCTAGGTCAGGTCGAAATGGTTGCGAGCCCACTTGTGTGCAGGGAAGGCGTGGGAATTGGGCATCCGATCGGGCCGAGGAGCCCTGGGAATCCACCCCAGCCCCGATCTCCTGGCCGAATTGCCGTGCCGCCTAGATCTCCAGACCGACCGATGGGACCGAGGCCACCTGGCGACAGTTCTGCAGTACCATATTCTCCAGCGCAATCTGTGCCGTATTCCCCGACGCAACCAGCTACACCATATACTCCACAACATACACCCTGGCTACCGACGACACCTCCTAAACCAGATTTTGCCCCCGCAACTCCACCCAAAGACTTTCCGCCACCCACACCACCCAAGCGCGCCGACTTGGGCTATCCTATATCCCCAAAACGTGATATCACTCCCGTAACGCCCAAGCGTGAGTTCCAACCAGCGACGATGCCTCTCAAACGTTCGACATCACGACCGTTACCTATTCCTGCCGGTGGTGCAATCGGAGCTCCTGAAGACCCATTGGCCATGTTTGCGAATGAGCTAATGAGAGGCGTGAATGGTGGAGCTAGTACGTACCCTTTATCCTCATTATCCTTGGCCCCGAGTACATTGACTGATATGCCTCGAGGTCCTATTCCTATCCCCGGCTTACCTGGTTCGCCTCCAAAATCGGGTCTTCCTGGATCTCCTGGGACACCTGGAACAATTCGAATCCACCCTGAGGGTACGCCCCTTCCTGCCCCTACTCCGGGGGCCTGGGGGGCAACTGCTATCAAAGAGGACGCGGGTAAGACACTTTCCTCGTACCCTCCAATTTTGACATCTAATCGTTTGTGCAGAAATAGCTAATTCACCCGGTACCAATAGTGGCGGAATCGGTGTCCCTCGTGGCTTTACAAACTCGATCATTGGAGGAACGGGAGATAAGTGGGCTACAGGGCCAAATGTCAATCGTCAGTATTACCATCTTATCATTGGCTTCGTTATCCTGACATATTCTCTACCTCATTGGGGATCTATTAAATCAAATCATTCATATCCAGCTCCCTCTAAACTATTCCGACCATCGCTTACTACGCTCGATAAGGCTGTTTCGGCAAAAATTTACTTTGAGAATGTATATTTCCCGTTGCTACGACTTCCGCCTTCCAGAGAGCAGAGGCGTCTGGCCATGGAGGCCGAGATGGAACAGGTATGTTTGGTGCCTTGACCTATTATTTATTCTGATTTCCACTATTTCCACGCTTTATTGTATTAACCGACCGTCACCAATCTTATCAGCTCAATATTCCCCAACATATGCGCACTCAGCTCCGTGCAAGATGGCGAGCCAATGAGACCGCTTACCTTCGCGAACGACGGCGACGAGTTGATCAACGTTCGTTTGTCAAGCTCAAGACGATTGGGCATGGAGCTTTTGGTGTTGTCAGTCTCGTGAAGGAGAAAGATACCGGGGAACTCTACGCAATGAAGCAGGTAGGTTGGGTATATACGACTAGGAAATTAAATTGAGAATGGGGGACCCAGATGCGCAAAGTCGATATGCTTCGCAAAGGCCAAGAAGGACATGTGCGCGCGGAGCGAGATGTACTCAAGGGAGCAGCGCTCGTATCTAGTCCGACTGGAGCGGACTGGATCGTTCGGCTATTTTATAGCTTCCAGGACCAGGACCATTTGTATCTTGTGAGTTTGCCGCTTTTTGGAGATCCAATTGGGTTCTGAGTTGTCTGCCCCGATAGGTACTCGAGTTTATGGGCGGAGGTGATCTATTGAATTTGTTGATCGAGAAAGATATTTTTGAAGAGGACTTTGCCAAATTTTACATTGCCGAGGTTGGTCGGTCCTATTTAGATGGACGGAATGAGTACTCATAGAAATAGATGATTCTTGCGATCGAGCAATGTCATAAGCAAGGGTTTATTCACAGAGACATCAAGCCTGATGTTAGTCGTTTCTCAGACATATTTTGCTTTCATCCTGATTTTTTGTTATAGAACTTCTTGTTTGACCCCAATGGGCACATCAAACTGAGTGATTTTGGGCTGGCGTGAGTGGCCTTGATCAACATGTCAATCAGGGTTTATGATGATTAAATTTATCCCCCGGATAGTACTGATCTGCACTGGGCGCATGATACATCTTGTAAGTTGAGACTATCCTTACTAAACCCAAAACTGAAGTTCTTCAGACTATGAGCAACAGCGAAGGGATCTACTTCACAAACATGGTATTGATCTGGAAGATGGAGAGACTCGTACTCATAAGAACCGTCGAATGGACAAGTTTGAAGCTGATCGTGTGATGGGAGGTGAGGGTGTGTTCACTTGGCGCGAGAAAAACCGAAAGAAGCTAGCGTATTCGGTTTGCGGGACGAACTCGTATAGTGAGTGGTATTGACCTCTTTCAGGTTACAATAATTGATGTAGGCTTCGATTAGTGAGCCCAGAGGTTATTCGAGGTATATCCAGAAGCTCCATTGATGAGTGTTAAACTCACAGTTTGTCTTGTCCAGGTCAAGGATATTCCTTCTCTTGTGATTGGTGGAGCCTGGGTGTTATAATGTTCGAATGTTTGTACGGGTAAGTGAAATGTACTAGATGAAAGAATGGGAAGCTGATTTCAATACTAGCTATCCCCCATTCGTCAGCAATTCGGTATATCATCTTGCTTTTTCATTAGCAACCACGATTATTAACTTCATTAATAGCGCCACGTTACGCGTCAGAAGATCCTCAACTGGCGAACATCCCTCCGTTTCCCGCCTCGGCCAAAAATATCTCGTGAAGGTGTTGACTTGATGGCACGCCTTTTGTGTGAACCAGAGGATCGTATTGGAGCACAAGGTGGACTTCCGCCAGGGATGAACCGGCGCAGTGGATTCCTCGGTGGTAGCCTAGATGGGGCGGATGACATCAAGGTACCATGGTCTACCTTCGGAGTATCAATTATTTCAGCTGATCTATTGTAACAGGCCCATCCATGGTTCAGGGACATTGATTTtgcacgcatacatgaacaAGAGGCGCCATTCAGGCCCGAACTACAGCGCCCAGATGATACGAAGCATTTCGATACAGAAATCGCACCCGAGGTAGGTGCTGTCAAAGAGAGCTCTCCACCTCTTTCTGACATTATCCAGCCCCTCGCACCAGCCAACGGTGCTCCCCCAGACGCAACACGAGACCCAATGTTACGACACAAAGTACACGGTGCCCACATCCTCGAGACCCGAAAGGCATTTGCATTCGCCGGTTTTACACACAAAAGCCCGCGCAAGATCAGCTATACCACTATTGATGCTATCCTCAAACCTTTTGAGGATAACGACGCCAAACGAGTCCCTGCAGCACATGGAGGAGATGATGAACAAAGAGGCCGGTCGACCCTTAGGGAACAGGAAACCGTCGGGCGCGGAAGAGCTATATCCATGTAATTCGGACTATAAAAGTTTTACTAGTGGGTTGTTGTTTTGTTTATAGTAGTTTAGATACCCGAGTCTGATCTCGTAATACGTTGCACTGAAAATAATGATATGAATCCATGTAACTCATGGTTATGAGATTAAGATTCTGCAGTCATCAATCACTTAACGCCGACGTGTGATCCGACAGCAATTGAACTCCGCTTCGCTCTAAGCCTGGTGAAAGCGGATTTCGCCAGCGCATATGTATTCGTCTGATTCCACGTAGATACTGAAAGCGTCAATTATGTTCTCGTGAACAGTGTGCCAGCCAACTTTAGGGGTTTATTCTGTTGTTAGCGGGCGCAGAAGTCGATCATGGTTAACCACAGCTATCTTTCCCTCAGGCTGGTGCAAGTAcgccactgtacaaggttataatactgaaaatcagtgcgtgtgtttaagtgagaattgagctgaaatcaagatcaatacatactgattttagctatcaattcttccatagtctgattcatgctgagggaggcatactaacattgtaattttcaggccatatcctactgaaagaaggaatcttttactgatgtactgattttcaggatcttatcacaccacagtgataTACTGGGACGAACTTCTCGTCGCGTTCTCTACATTTCTAAATTTACACGCATGTATTAATTCAGCACGAAGGGAGTCAAATGGTATGTTATCGTAGGCACGATCAATCAAGTAAACTCGACATTTGAGTTTTGCCTTGGTATGATAGCCTAACATGTGCGTTTGCCACAGCACGATACGGAAACTGGGTTtggaaacaaaaaaaaaaaaaaaaagggatgATCTAGGGAACAAGCAAATGCGGGCTTTGAAATGAGGGCACGAAACACGACGGGAGATATCGAAGGAGCGCGAAATGCTTTCAAGCCACTAAGGACGTACCTATTACTTACAAGGATCTCTCTGAGGCCTTCTGGTCGGGCAACTCCAGGGTGGCGACACATGGCTCGGTGTAGGGGAAGCATGAAAAAATCCAGAACGCACCAAAGTAATCTGGGTGGCAAGAGTAGTGACCTGATTTCATTGCTACTTTTAGGCATATAGGTTTCAGAACAAGGGGAACAACATATCGTTTATGGTATAGTTTTATCCACTGATGGATTCAAAAATGAGTTGTATGCGTGGTACATGTGTAGAAGCCAATAATAATCGTGATTGCAATGTTCCAATTATCTCAACTGACAGCAGTCGCACGTCGTTGTGTTAATTATTGGCGCAAATGCATTGTTATGTACATCCGAACATCAAGCCTTTATGATCGCAAGAAGCAATCGATTGGGCTGAGCTCAGCGCACAATAAACCTTGGCCGATGAGCTCAACCATATTTGGAAATACTTACCTCAAAAAACAAGGCTCTCCACAGCATAACCACGTAAAAAGCCGGATTGGTTTATAGTTGACCGAGCCCTGTATGATCCGTAGACATATATAACTCCATGCGCTCACCACTTGGCATTCTATGTTCTACCCCAATTTTTCCAACGCCCGCCCCCTGTCTCTTGTGTCCATTTATTCAACCCAGTAAGACATGTATTCAAGAACCAGGTATGCGTCATTACATGACCGTCATCCAGGCTCCCAATACTGAGTGCCTTAGCAACGCGAATATTGTAAAGGAGGGAGAAAATAGTCATGGAACCAAGGAAGGAGAATGTAAGCTTCATAAAATCATTCCTATTTGCGGCCTCGCCTATGCTCCTCCTTAGGGAACTTGGCCTACAGCTCACGGAGCAGTAGCCTTCTCGAAGATCATTGCATAACCGGCACTGCAAGCAAATCAAACAACACACCAAGGTGAGCGTACAGCTTGGTGTATTATGTCGACTTGCTTACAATTTTATCCAGACCATCAGCCCCTTTCCAAAACTCGCACAAGCGCGCGAATTAGTTGATGGCATATATATCCGCCAGAAAGAGTAGGAATAATGAGCCAAATCAAGTAAAAtagtacttattttattataGGACCCAACATTGCTTGGAGAAGAGGGGTTAGACTCATGATGATATATCAAGGTTGCTGACCAACACGCAACTGAACTCGGTTTGGGCCAAGTGGGTCTGTCAGACCGATCCTTCGACCAACAAAGGCAAGTCGCATGCTTATATCCTAACCAAATCCTGCTCACGTAATATCAGATTGGGTAGATATTGAATCAAAGCTCACACTTCTGTTGACGGAAGATCGCACCGCGCGTTCTGAACGGGATCGTGCAAAAGATAGAGAAATAGCCCTATCAGAAAAGCTCAGCGAACTATTGGAGGAACTCTCACCGCCTGTTAATTTTTCAATCCGTCACCGCCAGTCATCGATGTGGGATTATACCTCCCCATCTTCATATCACCCACCGTTGCCGTCCTTCATACATATGCACGATTGGGCTATTGTTAGAGACCTGTGGAAGATGCATTGCACCAAGGAGGATATGCTTGCTCTCTTTGGAGAGCATACAGACCATCAAGGGATTGATAGTTGAGTGGAAGCGTGGGATCGAATCCCATTTTGCAAAGCTGGTGCAAGACAAGAAAGGATCACGTGTACAAGCCCCCCTTATTCAACCGACGATACTCCGGTTTGAAAGCACGGCTGGCTCACTTTTGAATTATACAGATGCGCATAAAATGCTTTTACAAGGCGATATATTCTTTTACGATACCGAGAAGAACCATTCACCTCCAATTCCAATGACCTACGGCGAAATTCTCGGCAACAACGGCCTCATCGCATCCTCGTTATCCCTCAAACCTAATTCGGTGTTGCGTATGCCAGATGCAAACCTCAGCAGGTACAAATTTTATTTGGAAGCCCACCTGGTTGCATGTGATCTCATGGCATCAACACACATAACCACCGCATCCTACCTTTCGTTGGTTGGTATGAGTGCCGAATTTCAATGCAAGAGGTGTCTTGATGCTAAACAAGTGACTTGGGTAGAGTTGGTAAGTATTGGAACAATTACGAGAGGCTAAAGTACATTAATAACTATTGTTGACAGGTGCGCCACTACATCATATCTAATGAGTTCTTCAAGAAGAATCTGAAGATAGTGCGCTCACTCGGTGGATGTATCACGCACAGAAATGCGCATGATACTTACCTTCCCACCCAACAAACCATGGTTGGATCTTGTTCAATCGATCCGCAAATGGAGCTCGACGCAC carries:
- a CDS encoding LATS, large tumor suppressor; translation: MPSSSRLPYSQSSRLPYPASNVAPAMASPITVNSHRNSTLVHRGFYDLLSLVPGTAGVGVGTRRGKVNDMWPHDELVPGQRYEDIGMGGPPPAPPPGGTFIPSTGVAVSPPTLASPKGKRRISKDMVSRPMGFVHLVHASDADQAEALLSRWGPDGIGKLGVDPNWAQPIKTQIRSKQQERAVAEVMHAMDATPSTSSASALVLRVVNGMSTSTLTTSTVAPSTPGAEKTYSRLANSNSRLGLSPPLETQHEHSGEESTDAKAGHTSEGSEITIKGRSIVPHPPKQAQATVSPDLGQVEMVASPLVCREGVGIGHPIGPRSPGNPPQPRSPGRIAVPPRSPDRPMGPRPPGDSSAVPYSPAQSVPYSPTQPATPYTPQHTPWLPTTPPKPDFAPATPPKDFPPPTPPKRADLGYPISPKRDITPVTPKREFQPATMPLKRSTSRPLPIPAGGAIGAPEDPLAMFANELMRGVNGGASPIPIPGLPGSPPKSGLPGSPGTPGTIRIHPEGTPLPAPTPGAWGATAIKEDAEIANSPGTNSGGIGVPRGFTNSIIGGTGDKWATGPNVNRQYYHLIIGFVILTYSLPHWGSIKSNHSYPAPSKLFRPSLTTLDKAVSAKIYFENVYFPLLRLPPSREQRRLAMEAEMEQLNIPQHMRTQLRARWRANETAYLRERRRRVDQRSFVKLKTIGHGAFGVVSLVKEKDTGELYAMKQMRKVDMLRKGQEGHVRAERDVLKGAALVSSPTGADWIVRLFYSFQDQDHLYLVLEFMGGGDLLNLLIEKDIFEEDFAKFYIAEMILAIEQCHKQGFIHRDIKPDNFLFDPNGHIKLSDFGLATDLHWAHDTSYYEQQRRDLLHKHGIDLEDGETRTHKNRRMDKFEADRVMGGEGVFTWREKNRKKLAYSVCGTNSYMSPEVIRGQGYSFSCDWWSLGVIMFECLYGYPPFVSNSRHVTRQKILNWRTSLRFPPRPKISREGVDLMARLLCEPEDRIGAQGGLPPGMNRRSGFLGGSLDGADDIKAHPWFRDIDFARIHEQEAPFRPELQRPDDTKHFDTEIAPEPLAPANGAPPDATRDPMLRHKVHGAHILETRKAFAFAGFTHKSPRKISYTTIDAILKPFEDNDAKRVPAAHGGDDEQRGRSTLREQETVGRGRAISM